GGGGAGAAAAGGGTAAAGAAATAGGCTGGTTGAAAGTGTATAAAAGGGCGCATCATCCTTTTTTTGAAGACTTTCCAGATGAGCTTACTGTTTTTCAATGGCACGGTGACACTTTTGAGCTTCCCAGGGGTGCGGTCAGAGTTTATTCGTCAGAAAAGTACGAGAATCAGGCTTTTGTTTACGAGAAGGCGGTGGGACTACAGTTCCACATAGAGGTAGATAAGGAGATGGTTCTTGAATGGGCAAAGCACTATCAGGACGAGCTAAAGCAGGAAGGTATAAGCTTTGAACATTTGGAAGGTTACAAAGGATCGGAAAACGTCATCCTTTTAAAGGAACTCATAGGTAAGCTCTGCCTATGTTGATGGAAAGCCCAAGAGGTATTATAATGAACTTAAGCTATGAGGATAAGGATTGCCCACAGTCCAGATTCAGACGATGCCTTTATGTTCTATCCGATGGTGTCTGGTGAGATAGACACTGAGGGATTTCAGATAGAGCATGTGCTTGCGGATATAGAGACCCTAAACAGGGAAGCTTTCAAGGGAACTTATGAAGTCTCTGCCATATCCTTTCATGCCTATCCTTATGTAGCTGACAAGTATCTGGTGCTTCCCAGTGGGGGAAGCGTAGGCGATGGATACGGTCCCATAGTAGTTTCCAAAAAACCGCTTGACACACTCAGAGGCAAAAGAGTAGCCATTCCGGGAAAGCTCACCACTGCTTATTTGGTGCTAAAGCTTTACGAGCCTGACTTTTGTGAAGAAGTGGTTCCCTTTGACCAAGTTATGGACAAGGTAGAAAGACAAGAGGCGGATGCTGGGCTTGTCATACATGAAGGTCAGATAAGTTATGCCGACAGGGGACTTTTGAAATTTGTGGACCTTGGTCAGTGGTGGAAGGAAAAGACTGGATTAGCCTTACCCTTAGGTTGTAATGTAGTAAGAAAAGACCTGGGAGAGGAAACCATCAGAAAGATAGAGAGGCTTATGAGAAGGAGTGTAGAGTATGCTCTTTCTAATGTGGACAAAGCTTTGGAGTATGCCAGAGATTACGCAAGGGACATAAAGGAAAGCCAAGAGAAAGCTTTCAAGTTTGTTAGCATGTATGTAAATAGCAGGACGGTAGATTACGGAGAGGATGGAAGGCAGGCGGTTAGACTTTTGCTGAGTCTTGGCAGAGAAAGGGGCATAATAAATGTGGATATACCAAGTACCATCTTTTCTGATGAAGTATAATAAATAGCAGTCCCCGTAGCTCAGAAGGATAGAGCGCGAGATTCCTAATCTCGAGGTCGGCGGTTCGACTCCGCCCGGGGACGCTTTAAAGGATGGAGATAGTTATACTGGAGGGAAGCCTGCTGGATGTAGAGGCGGATGTTATAGTAAACCCTGCCAACTCCTTGGGGATTATGGGGGGTGGTGTGGCAGGTGTGATAAAAAAAGCGGGTGGCAGTATCATAGAAAAGGAAGCTATGCTCAAAGCTCCCATAAGCGTGGGTTCTGCCATCTTTACATCTGCGGGAAGGCTCAAGTTCAAAGGTGTGATTCACGCGCCCACTATGGAGGAGCCTGTTATGGAAACCACAGAAGAGAAAGTCAGAAAAGCGGTAAGAGCAGCTCTTGAGCTTGCAGACAACATGGGCTTTAAGAGCATAGCCATACCCGGAATGGGGACAGGAATAGGAAGACTCCCTAAGGGGGTTGCAGCAAAGGCTATGATGGGCGAAATTGTGAACTTTATACCCATAAACCTTGAGAAGGTTGTGCTGGTGGACATAGATAGAGAGCTTGTAGAAAAGTGGAGAGAGCATGCCAGAAAGTAGCCTTCCTTCCGAAGAGAGATTTTTCTCCTTTGAGGATTCAGAAAAACTCAAGAACTCCTTTTTAGTAGCCTGTGAGGTGCTCAAAGATTACAGATTCGTCATACTTCCAACCGTAGAGAAGTACCAACCGGAGCTATACACTGACCAATACAAACCCTTTGTTATAGGAACCTGTCAGGATGGTAGCCTTTTGAACCTAAGAACCGATTGGACGGTAAGCCTTGCAAGGTTTTTATCCAGCATAAGGCATTTGGAGCTTCCAGTAAAAGTTTTTTACTGGGGCAATGTGTTTTCGCCGATGGGGGATACGGAAAAATTTCAGATGGGAATAGAGCATCTGGGCTTTAGCCATGTGAAAAGCGATGCACAGGTCATAGAAAAGCTTTGCGAGTACTTAAAGAAGTGTTCCGTTAATGACTTTGTGGTGAATTTAGGACATATGGGCATAGTAAATAGAATACTTGAAAAGTATCGGGAGCGAGAGAAAATAGTAAAAGCTCTCTTTGAGAAGAACTTTTCGGAGCTGGGAAAGTACCCTGAACTTGTTGACCTTCTTTACACACAAGGTGGTGGCGAAGTAATTGAAGAGTTTGTAAAAAGGCATCCCGAGTTTTCCAAGGAGTGTGAGGAGCTTCTTAAGGTATCTGAACATCTAAAAGATTTTTCCCTTACCTTTGATCTTTCTGAACTCAGACTCCAAAGCTATTACACGGGTATAGTGTTTGAGATATTTCATCCCAATTTGGGCTACCCCATAGCGGGGGGAGGAAGGTACGACAGGCTATACAGTATGTTTGGCAAGGACATACCAGCAGTAGGCGGTGCGGTCTACTTGGATAGGCTACTTGAACTCTAAGAGAGTCTCTCCTTTAACTCTTCTACCTTTGTGAGCTTTTCCCAAGAGAGGTCCTCTTTGCCAAAGTGTCCGTAGCAAGCGGTTTTTTTGTATATGGGTTTTCTAAGGTCAAGGAAATCTATGATCTTTTTGGGTCCTGTGGGAAAAACTTCAAGAAGGGCTGACTTTATTTTTTCCTTATCCACCTTCTCAGTTCCATAAGTTTCAATGTCAAAAGCTATAACTTCGCTTACTCCAAAGGCGTAAGCCATCTGAACCATACACCTACTGGCAAATCCGCAAGCCACTACATGCTTAGCCATCATCCTTGCCAGATAAGAAGCTGACCTGTCGGTTTTGGTGGGGTCCTTTCCGGAAAAGGCGCTTCCCCCTGAGTATGCCACATCTCCGTATGCATCCGATACTATCTTCCTTCCCGTCTGACCCACATCCGCAATAGGTCCTCCCATCACAAACCTCCCAGAGGGGTTTATCATTATCCTTGTGGCTTCTGAGATGAGCTTTTGTGGTAGCGTCTTCTTTAACACCTCTTCGTGTATGAACTCTCTGAGTTTGTCCAAAGATACATCCGGGTCGTGCTGAACAAACACCACCAGGTCTTTTACAAAGAGGGGCTTTTCATCTTCGTAGAGGATTGTCAAAAGCACTTTACCGTCGGGTCTTAAAAAGGGCGCTCTCCCGCTCTTTCTCATCTCAGAGATGCTCTTAGAAAGAAGATGAGCAAGACTTATGGGCAAAGGCATGTAGTTTTCCGTTTCTCTGCAAGCGTATCCTATCACAGTTGCTGTATCTCCAGCACCTTCGGAGGATATTCCCAGAGCTATTTCTGGACTCTGCTCCTCTATGGAAGTTATGACGGCAGATGTATCTGCATCAAAACCGTACTCAGGTTTGTTGTATCCCACCTCCTTTATGGTGTTTCTGACCACACCGGGTATGTCCACATAGCTTTCTGTAGATACATGACCAGATACGAAAGTCATACCAGAAACGAGGAGTATCTCAAGGGAGACTCTGCTGTAGGGGTCCTTTCTGATAAACTCATCAAGAAGGGCATCAGCAATAAGGTCTGCCAGCTTATCTGGATGACCTTCCATAGGTGATTCAGCCATCTTTATGTATCTTTTCATAGCCACTATTATATTTCACTCAGGCTTTATAATGTCAGCTTTCACGTAGTCTCTCAGGGCATGAGGCACTATAACAGAACCATCTTCCCTCTGGTAGTTTTCAAGTATGGCTGCGAGCGTCCTGCCTATGGCAAGAGCCGATCCGTTTAGAGTATGCACATATATGTTTCTACCTTTTTGGTCCTTGTATCTTGTCCCCATCCTCCTTGCCTGAAATTCCTCGCAGTTGGAACAAGAAGAGACTTCCCTATATCTGCTTTGAGATGGAAACCACACCTCTATGTCATAAGTTTTTGCCGAGGAAAAGCCCATATCACCAGTGCATAAAAGCACTACCCTGTATGGAAGCTCCAGAGCTCTCAGGATATCCTCCGCATCTGAGGTGAGCCCTTCTAATTCTCTATAAGAATCTTCTGGCTTTACAATTTTGACAAGTTCCACCTTGTTAAATTGATGCTGACGGATGATGCCTCTTATGTCCTTGCCATAAGCTCCTGCTTCCCTTCTGTAGCAAGGGGTATAAGATGTGAGGTATATGGGAAGCTGATCCTCTCTTAGTATTTCATCTCTGAATAGATTAGTGAGGGGGACCTCAGCGGTGGGTATAAGGTAAAGCTCATCTCTTTCGCACCTGTAGAGTTCTTCCTCAAACTTAGGTAGCTGTCCGGTGCCTTCCAAGACCTGTGGCTTTACCAAGTGCGGTGGCATTATCTCCACATATCCTTTCTTGGCGTGCATATCCAGCATGAAGTTTATCAGAGCCCTCTCTAACTTGGCTCCCATGCCCTTAAGAACTGTGAAGCGACTGCCAGATAATTTGGCACCTCTTTCAAAGTCAAGTATGCCAAGCTTTTCTCCTATCTCCCAGTGAGGCTTTGGCTCAAACCCAAACTCCTTTGGAATCCCCCATCTTCTTACTTCCACATTATCTTTTTCGTCCTCCCCAACAGGGACACTAGTATGAGGCAAGTTAGGTATGCGTAGCATAAGATTCTTATGGTCCCTTTCCACAATAGAGAGCTTGTGCTCCAACTCTTCTATACGCTCTTTTAGCTTTTTCATCTGCACTTCAAGCGCTGTGGTATCCGCACCTTGTTTTTTCATACTGCCTATCTCTTTGCTTATGCGGTTTCTCTCGCTTCTTAGCCCTTCCAACTCTCTGATTATGCTTCTTCTCTCTTCATCAAGGATCAGCACATCATCAACAAGGGGTGGGTACTCTTCACCTCTTGTTTTTAGTCTTTCTTTCACCCAATCGGGCTTTTTCCTTATTAGTTCTATGTCCAGCATGGTTTTATAATTTTAATGCAATGAAACCTATGCAAACTCCTTTCCTTGCAGTAGATGGCATAGTAAGACTTTGGAAGGAGGAAAAATTTAGGGGGATAGTGCTCATAGAGAGGCTTTACCCGCCCTATGGCTTTGCACTGCCGGGCGGTTTTGTGGAGGTGAGCGAGACGGTAGAGCAGGCAGTAATCAGGGAAGTAAAGGAAGAGACGGGGCTAAATGCCACCATAAGAAAACTCTTGGGTGTGTATTCTAACCCTAAGAGGGACCCAAGATTTCATGTGGTTTCTGTGGTGTTCGTTCTTGATGCAGAGGGAGAACCTTCTGCGGGTGATGATGCCAAAAAGGTGCACATCTTTAGACTGGAAGATGTGCCATTTGATAAGCTCGTCTTTGATCATGCAAAGATACTTGCGGACTTTATAAAATCCTAATATTATTATATAATTACGGAGGAGAAAGCATGTTTCAGGTGCCAGAAGTGTCTTACGAGGAAGCCAAGAGAATGCTCGAAGAGGATAGCAATGTGATACTTCTTGATGTGAGAACTCCTCAAGAGCATGCACAGCTGAGGATCCCAAACTCTAAGCTCATACCTTTGGATGAGCTAAGGTATGCTTACAAAGACCTTCCCAAGGATAAAAAGTACATAGTTTATTGCAGAAGTGGGGAAAGGAGCGCCTTCGCCACATACTTTTTAAGACACATGGGATACGAAGCTTACAACTTGGCAGGAGGCATTCTAATCTGGCCCTACGAAAAAGTTTCGGGAATAGATTAATATCTTTCTTATGCTTTACCTTCTTTTATTTTTCCTTGCACTCTCTTCGTGCGGTATAAAAGCAAACCCTAAACCTCTGCCAGAACCGTCGGTGGAGATAAGAAGGATAGGAGAAAGGCTATATGTCAGGTCTTTGCAGGGTGATGTGCAGGTGGAGGGTTTTGAGAAATTAGACGGATGGTTTGTCAAAGAAAGTAGACACGCCTTGTGTTTTCAGGTAAGAAGGATAGGTGGCAAAAGTGCCAAATTTTGTGCAGGAAAGCCTGTAGAATCCAAACCCACAGTGAAGCTAAAGGAAGACACCCAGAGTGTTTTAGTAATAGCCTCAGGCTTTCCCTCCTACAGGCTTTATGCTCTGTCGGAAGGCAGGCTCAATCTTCCACAAGTGGCTCAGTTCAAGGAGGAGTATCGTATAAATAAAGATTACTTTGAGAGGTGTTATGCCCTGACGGGCAGAGTAGACATTAGAGAGAGCGAGCCTTACACCTTCTGCGTAAGAGCTAAAGAAGCTCCTCCCTTAAAAGATGTGGAAAGGCTTGAGTATCAGGTGGTAGAAGGGAAAATCTACCTCTTTTGGTCTTATACACCCGATGAACTTTTTAAGGAATTTGTAATTTACAGGAACGGGAAGCAGGTGGGAAGCACCTCCTCATACATTTACGAAGATACGCTGCCCGAGAAAGAGACTACTTACACAGTAAAAGTAAGGAATAAACTGAATCTTGAGAGTGGTGGAGTGAGTATAACTTACAGTCCATAGTAAGAGGCTATGGCGGCGGATATAGCTAAAGTAATGTCTTCTGGATTTTTCTGGTCTTCTATCTCAAAGTCATAGGTGGGTAGTTTTTCTTCAAGGAATCTTATGCCAAAGTGCCCGCTTATAAAGTCTTCGTCCCTGACTATCTCCCTGTGAAGTGGTATGTTGGTGGGAACACCTCTTATGATGAACTCATCTATGGCTCTCTTTGCCCTGGCTATAACCCTGTCCCAAGTGAGAGCCCATACGCTGAGCTTGGCTATCATAGAATCGTAATAAGGTGGGATGACAAAATCTTTGTAAACACCCGCATCCATCCTCACCCCCGGACCACCAGGAGAATAATAAGCCGTAATTTTGCCCGGTGCGGGTGCAAAGTTCCTCTTGGGGTCTTCCGCGTTTATCCTAAACTCAATAGCGTATCCCCTAAAGGTTATATCACTTTGAGTAAAGGGCAGAGCCTCCCCCGCTGCTACCCTGATCATCTGCTCCACTATGTCAACACCCGAGACCATCTCCGTTATGGTATGTTCCACCTGAAGCCTTGTGTTCATCTCTATAAAATAAAACTCCCCTTTCTTTATATCCACCAGAAATTCAAGCGTGCCTGCACTTTCGTATCCTACCTGCATCATGGCACGCACACTCAGTCCCAGCATCTTATTTCTCATCTCCTTTGGCAAAACTGGACAAGGTGTAACTTCAAGCACCTTCTGGTGTTTTCTCTGTATGGAACAGTCCCTTTCTCCCAAGTGGACCACATTTCCGTACTTGTCTCCAAGTATCTGTACCTCTATGTGCTTAGGATTTTCCAAGTACTTCTCTATAAATAAGTCTCCCTTCCCAAAGAAGGTCTCAGCCTCCCTGTAGCCAGATTCAAAAAGTTGTGGAAGTTCCTTCTCACTCTTTACTACCCTCATACCCCTGCCACCACCACCATAGGCGGACTTTAGTATTATGGGAAAGCCTATCTCTTTTGCATAGTGGAGTGCATCGGTAGGATCTTTGAGTGGCTCTTCAACCCCTGGGACGGTGGGAATACCCAGCTTCTTCATCATCTTCTTAGCTTTAACCTTATCTCCAAACATCTCTATATGTTCTGGTTTCGGACCTATAAAGGTTATACCTCTTTTTTGACAGAATCTTGCAAATTCGGCATTCTCAGCAAGAAAACCATAACCCGGATGCACCGCATCAGCACCAACCGACTTGGCAAGGTCCACGATCCTCACATAGTCCAGATAAGCCCATACAGGATCCCCAGGTATTAGATAAGACTCGTCAGCCTTTTTAACATACAAAGATCGTGCATCCGCCTCAGAGTATATGGCAACCGTCCTAATACCTAACTCCTTGCATGCCCTTATGATCCTGAGAGCTACCTCACCTCTGTTTGCTATCAAAATCTTCCTAAACATCATTAAATATTTTAGCTTCTGAAAAGAACCAATGGTGGAAGATCAGAATTGTTTGTCTTTTTAAAAATTAAGTATATATTTACTTAAAAACCCGATGGAGGAGAAAGATGGTGATAAAAAGGGCGGATCTGCCACAGGTAGCCAACTCCATTATGAATGCCCTTCATGAGGATGAGATAGAGATCATCAACGAGCTTTATGAGGCTTGTCAGAAAGGCAATATGGAGAGAATAGATGAGCTTATGGAGCTTTTGCTCTATGACATAGAAGAACACTTTTTAACGGAAGAGGAGCTTATGAGAGAAGCGGAGTTTTTTGCATATCCTATGCACAAGGCGGAACATGATGGCATGAGAAAGGAGGTAAAGGCTCTTATGGAGAGCTGGAAGAAAAACAGGGAAGCTCAAGAGATTTCCAACTTTATAAAGGACAGACTTGTCCCCTGGCTAATACTTCATATTGCCAGATGGGACTCTACCACTGCCATACATCTCGGTGATTGAGGTGTTTTATAATAAGTGTATGAATTTGGTAAGACTGCAGCTCATATATCCTGAGGAGAAGGTAAAAGAGCCTATCCTGTGCATGGTGTGTAAGAACTTTGATGTTAGCGTCAACATCAGAACCGCAAAGGTCACTAAAGATACAGGTATGCTCACAGTTGAGTTGGATGGGGAGGCTGAAGAGATAGAAAGAGCAATAAAGTTCATACAAGAGCAGGGAATTATGGTAGAGCCTCTGGAAGGACAGATATTTTCCGAATGAGGATATCACAGGTAGGAGAGTTTGGACTCATCCAGATACTAAAAGGCATCCTATCCTCACCAGTAATAGGCGATGATACCGCACCCGTGCATTTAAATGACAAAACCCTGCTTCTTACAACAGATAGCATGCTGGAAGACAGACACTTTAAAAGGTTCTATCCACCACAAGCCGTTGGCTGGAAAGCTATAAGTGTGAATGTGAGCGATGTGGTTGCCAGCGGTGGAAACCCTCTCTGGGTCCTCATATCCTTAGCCCTTCCTGACCTGGAAGTTTCCTATGTGGAATCCCTTTACGAAGGCATAAAGACTGCGTGCGACTTTTACAACTGTCATGTGGTGGGTGGAAATCTTACTAAGTCCGACAGGATAATGATAGATGTATTTATGATAGGCAAAGCGGAAAGGTTTGTATCAAGGTCTGGTGCAAAACCTGGAGATAAACTTTATGTGAGTGGCACTTTGGGAGACTCAAAGGCAGGGCTTGAGCTTCTGCTTATGGAGAGAAGACAATACGAAGAGTTTGAATTAAAACTCATAGAGAGACACACAAGACCTACCGCAAGGATAGATTACACAAGACACATAAGCAAGTATGCCAACGCCTGCATAGATATAAGCGACGGGCTATCTTCTGATGTGTGGCATATATCTCGCATGAGTAATGTGAAGATAAACATAAATAGCAAGGACATACCCATCTCTCAGGAGCTAAGACTCTTTTGCAATAAGCACGGCAAAGATCCCTTAGATTATGCTCTATCAGGAGGTGAAGACTATCAACTTCTCTTTACGCATCCAGAAGATAGGTATAACCCCTTTCTTGACATGAGGAGTATAGGAAGCGTTGAGGAAGGGTATGGAGTATACCTTGACGGGAGAGAGCTTTCACCTTCTGGCTTTGATCACTTTAAATTGGCTTAAAATTCTCTTATGGCTAAGCAAGATGGAAAGCACATTATAGCTATAAACAAAGAGGCAAGGGCAGAGTATGAACTGCTAGAAACTTACGAGGCGGGAATAGTGTTGGAGGGTTCTGAGGTAAAAGCCTTAAGGAGTAAGCAGACGGTCTCCTTTAAAGACAGCTTTGTGAGGATAGAAAACGGAGAAGCTTGGCTATACAACCTTTATATATCACCGTATAGATATGCCACCATAAAACCCCCCGACCCCACGAGGAAGAGAAAACTCTTACTTCACAAGAGGGAGATCCTAAGGCTCATGGGAAAGGTTCAAGAGAGAGGATACACCATTATACCACTCTCCCTTTACTTTAAAAACAACAGGGTAAAGGTGGAGATAGCCCTTGCCAGAGGCAAAAAGCTGCACGACAGAAGAGAGGAACTGAGGGAGAGGGATATGAGAAGGCAGTTGGAGAGGGAGATAAAAGAAGGCAAGCTAAAACTCTGACCTTAATCAATGCTGTGCATGCCCTTTGCAAAGTAAAATTAAGGGAGTAAAAACCCAAGGAGGCAAAAATGTGGAGAGTTGTATATACAGGTCAAAGACCCCATTACGAAAACATAGCTCTGGATAGGATCATGCTTGATTTAAAGGCTGAGGGAAAAATTCCCAACACCATAAGGTTTTTGCAGTTCAAGCCTGAATGTGTGCTTATAGGCTTTCACCAATCGGTGGAGGAAGAGGTGAGAGTTGATTATACTCAGAGAGAAGGCATACAGGTAGGTAGAAGGATAACAGGCGGGGGTGCTATATACTTTGACGAGACGCAGATAGGCTGGGAGGTGATAGCAGACATAAGAGATGTTGATGCTAAAAATTTTGAGGAGCTTACCGCTATGATATGCAGAGCTGTAGCAAAAGGTCTCAGAAAGCTGGGAATAAAGGCGGACTTTAGACCAAGAAATGATATAGAGGTAGAGGGGCGGAAGATATCAGGTACAGGGGGCGTGTTTGAGGGCAATGCCTTTTTGTATCAGGGTACCATACTTATGGACTTTAATGTGGAAAGGATGTTAAAGTCCCTTCAGATACCTGTTGAAAAACTGACTTCCAAGGGTATAAAGTCTGCGGAGGACAGAGTAGAGTGGGTAAAGAGGGTTTTAGGCTATTTACCACCAAAAGAGGAAGTTTTTGAAGCTCTGCTCAGAGGCATTTCTGAAGAGCTGGGCATAAACTATCAGTGGGGGAACCTCACTGAGGAGGAGCTTGAGCTTCTTGATAGCAAGAGAGATTACTATAAGAGCGACGAATGGATATATCATGTAAAGAGTGCAGTAAAAGACCAGGATACGCTTTTTGGCATACACAGATGCCCCGGTGGTACCTTCAGAGTGTCGGCAAAGATAGATACCAGAACTAAAGTTTTACAGCAGGTCATTATAAACGGCGACTTCTTTGTAAAGCCTCAGAGGATCATTTACGACCTGGAAGCCTATCTAAAGCACACACCCATTGATAATTTGGAAAGCAGAATAAGGGAGTTCTTCAAAGACAGGGATTGGGAAGGGCTAAACCTGAGCGCAGAAGACTTTGTTGACGCTATTCTATTCCCCCTTAGGAAAGCGGAGGGCTTACAGCTGGGTATTGAAAAAAAAAGGCTCAATAACATAATAGCCAGCATAGGGGGCGGGCTGATAGAGAACATTGAGAAAGCTAAGGTTATGCTCCTTCCTTACTGTGCCAAGCCAAGATGGTGCGATTACAGACATCTTGATGACTGCGGTGAGTGCGGGGGATGCACCGTTGGAGATGCTTACAGGCTTGCCTACCAGAAGGGCATGATACCCATAACCATAACCTCCTTTGAGCTTCTTCGGGACACACTCCTATGGTGTGCGCAAAACGGTTATACATATATAGGACACTGCTGTTATGAGTTTTATGAGAAGCGATACGAAATATTTGCAAAAGCATCTAAGGAAGGTGCAAAAGGTGTACTTTTGGACATAGTGGGAACCACATGCTACAGTTTGGGAGTGGAAGAGGAAGAGAGGGCTTATCATGGTGAGTTTACTGTTGAGTTGGACCTTATAAAGGAAGACATGCAGAGCATTATGTCCGCAAAACCGGATGTAGAAGCTCCAGACAAGAAAGAGGTCAAAAGAGACTTTGACTTTTCTCCTCACTTTTTGGACTTTAAACCCCCCTATTACAAAAAGCCAAAGGCTGCACCTACCCCTGAGGAGGACATGACAAGAACATCTATGCAAAAGGAAGTTTTTAAGGGAGAAGCTACCATAGGAGAGGAGGCTGTCTCTTTCAAGGAGGCGGTAAAACTTCTGGTAAAGTGGATAAAAGAGTCCAAAAACCCCACCCTGGTGATAGGTCCTTTGCTCTTCTGGGATTGGAAGGAAAAGGAGCTTTTGGAAAAGGGAGAGGTGCTAAGAAGGCTAATAGAAAAGGTGGGAAGGTTTAATGTAAAAGTCATGCCAGATTACAGACCCAAGCTCAAAAAGTACGACCCCACCGTAGAGATGGACCCACCCAATCCACACCACGCCGTCCTCTATGGGAAACACGACCTTACCCTTCTGGTGGGAGTGCATTGCTATAGGACTGACTTTGTGATAAGACTGCTCAAAAAACACACAGACACCAAGGTGGTAGCCCTTTGTGGACTCTATGGCCACCCTACAGCTGACCTTTCAACCAGCTTCACGGATGCGCAAAAACTTGAGGAAATTCTAAAAATGCTCTAATATGTAGCATAAAAAACTTCCTGCCAGAGGCAGCGTCAGGTTGTCATCCACCTTAAGAGGTAAAAGCTCTATCAGCGCACCAAAGAGCGACAGAATGATAGCTCTTCCCCACCCTAAAATAAAGTAAAGCACCAAAAAACTGCTTAAAAAGAAAGCCAAAAAGCCCTCCAAACTCTTGTCAAAGAGCTTGGTTCTTCCCAAGTGATAACCCACAAGGCTTGCAAAGGCATCACCTACTGCAAGAAGGATCACGCCAATGGTGGCACAGTCTCCACCAAACATCAAAAAGCTGAGCATTATACCCAAGTTCGCCCAGAGAGCCTGTATGGAAGGTTTTTCCAAATTTTTTTCCCTTTCCAGGTAAAGGATACATCTGTAAACTACACCTAAGGAGTCTTGTCCCACCTTTTTTACCACCAGGATGTTTAAAAAAATCACCACAAGAAAGGTAAAAAAAGTGAGGAAAGGTGGGAAGAGTTTTAGGGGTACTATCCACAGGCTTATAGCTATTAGGTGAAATAACTTCCTTCTTACCTCCAGACTCAGCATTTAACTACGCTGTCTGTTGAACCGTAAGGGTTAGGGACATAATCATCCGCATTGGGGTCGTTCTCCCACAGGCTACCATCTATGAGGTACTTGAATCTGTATTCTCTGCCTTTTTTTAACCTCTTTACTATCCAAAAGCTACCATCCTTTTTCCTCTTCATCATCTCGGGCATCCAGCCATTCCATTCTCCCACCAGCTGCACCTGCTTAGCTTTTTCAAATTGAGCGGTGAAAGTAACCACGCAAACTCCCTGTTTCTCAAGGTACGTTTTCTTAATCATAGCCTACCTGGTTACCTCAGCTGCACATTAGCGCACAGCTCAGGTGCCGAGCTATTTGTATTGCGCCACTTCAGGCTGGGGATAAACCCGGCAGGCGCTATTTCCCCAGCCATAGACCCTACCCCAGGTCGCAGAGTCTCACGCTCCCTTAAGGGAGTTCTCCCCACGTCCCCTGAAACCATTAAAGGCTTCAAGGGAGAGAGACACCTGGGAAGCCTCTCAGGGAAGAGTGCAGTTAGCCCCTTGTCC
The DNA window shown above is from Hydrogenobacter thermophilus TK-6 and carries:
- a CDS encoding acetyl-CoA carboxylase biotin carboxylase subunit — its product is MFRKILIANRGEVALRIIRACKELGIRTVAIYSEADARSLYVKKADESYLIPGDPVWAYLDYVRIVDLAKSVGADAVHPGYGFLAENAEFARFCQKRGITFIGPKPEHIEMFGDKVKAKKMMKKLGIPTVPGVEEPLKDPTDALHYAKEIGFPIILKSAYGGGGRGMRVVKSEKELPQLFESGYREAETFFGKGDLFIEKYLENPKHIEVQILGDKYGNVVHLGERDCSIQRKHQKVLEVTPCPVLPKEMRNKMLGLSVRAMMQVGYESAGTLEFLVDIKKGEFYFIEMNTRLQVEHTITEMVSGVDIVEQMIRVAAGEALPFTQSDITFRGYAIEFRINAEDPKRNFAPAPGKITAYYSPGGPGVRMDAGVYKDFVIPPYYDSMIAKLSVWALTWDRVIARAKRAIDEFIIRGVPTNIPLHREIVRDEDFISGHFGIRFLEEKLPTYDFEIEDQKNPEDITLAISAAIASYYGL
- a CDS encoding bacteriohemerythrin, with translation MVIKRADLPQVANSIMNALHEDEIEIINELYEACQKGNMERIDELMELLLYDIEEHFLTEEELMREAEFFAYPMHKAEHDGMRKEVKALMESWKKNREAQEISNFIKDRLVPWLILHIARWDSTTAIHLGD
- a CDS encoding NIL domain-containing protein, with product MNLVRLQLIYPEEKVKEPILCMVCKNFDVSVNIRTAKVTKDTGMLTVELDGEAEEIERAIKFIQEQGIMVEPLEGQIFSE
- the thiL gene encoding thiamine-phosphate kinase, whose protein sequence is MRISQVGEFGLIQILKGILSSPVIGDDTAPVHLNDKTLLLTTDSMLEDRHFKRFYPPQAVGWKAISVNVSDVVASGGNPLWVLISLALPDLEVSYVESLYEGIKTACDFYNCHVVGGNLTKSDRIMIDVFMIGKAERFVSRSGAKPGDKLYVSGTLGDSKAGLELLLMERRQYEEFELKLIERHTRPTARIDYTRHISKYANACIDISDGLSSDVWHISRMSNVKININSKDIPISQELRLFCNKHGKDPLDYALSGGEDYQLLFTHPEDRYNPFLDMRSIGSVEEGYGVYLDGRELSPSGFDHFKLA
- the smpB gene encoding SsrA-binding protein SmpB, with the protein product MAKQDGKHIIAINKEARAEYELLETYEAGIVLEGSEVKALRSKQTVSFKDSFVRIENGEAWLYNLYISPYRYATIKPPDPTRKRKLLLHKREILRLMGKVQERGYTIIPLSLYFKNNRVKVEIALARGKKLHDRREELRERDMRRQLEREIKEGKLKL
- a CDS encoding lipoyl protein ligase domain-containing protein codes for the protein MWRVVYTGQRPHYENIALDRIMLDLKAEGKIPNTIRFLQFKPECVLIGFHQSVEEEVRVDYTQREGIQVGRRITGGGAIYFDETQIGWEVIADIRDVDAKNFEELTAMICRAVAKGLRKLGIKADFRPRNDIEVEGRKISGTGGVFEGNAFLYQGTILMDFNVERMLKSLQIPVEKLTSKGIKSAEDRVEWVKRVLGYLPPKEEVFEALLRGISEELGINYQWGNLTEEELELLDSKRDYYKSDEWIYHVKSAVKDQDTLFGIHRCPGGTFRVSAKIDTRTKVLQQVIINGDFFVKPQRIIYDLEAYLKHTPIDNLESRIREFFKDRDWEGLNLSAEDFVDAILFPLRKAEGLQLGIEKKRLNNIIASIGGGLIENIEKAKVMLLPYCAKPRWCDYRHLDDCGECGGCTVGDAYRLAYQKGMIPITITSFELLRDTLLWCAQNGYTYIGHCCYEFYEKRYEIFAKASKEGAKGVLLDIVGTTCYSLGVEEEERAYHGEFTVELDLIKEDMQSIMSAKPDVEAPDKKEVKRDFDFSPHFLDFKPPYYKKPKAAPTPEEDMTRTSMQKEVFKGEATIGEEAVSFKEAVKLLVKWIKESKNPTLVIGPLLFWDWKEKELLEKGEVLRRLIEKVGRFNVKVMPDYRPKLKKYDPTVEMDPPNPHHAVLYGKHDLTLLVGVHCYRTDFVIRLLKKHTDTKVVALCGLYGHPTADLSTSFTDAQKLEEILKML
- a CDS encoding diacylglycerol/polyprenol kinase family protein; the protein is MLSLEVRRKLFHLIAISLWIVPLKLFPPFLTFFTFLVVIFLNILVVKKVGQDSLGVVYRCILYLEREKNLEKPSIQALWANLGIMLSFLMFGGDCATIGVILLAVGDAFASLVGYHLGRTKLFDKSLEGFLAFFLSSFLVLYFILGWGRAIILSLFGALIELLPLKVDDNLTLPLAGSFLCYILEHF